A portion of the Glycine max cultivar Williams 82 chromosome 10, Glycine_max_v4.0, whole genome shotgun sequence genome contains these proteins:
- the LOC102670104 gene encoding probable pectinesterase/pectinesterase inhibitor 7, whose product MATGIVIQNCDIVPEEALYRARFKVKSYLGRLWKRYSRTVVMESNIGDFIRPEGWSAWDGNQNLGTLYYAEYANVGAGANFTERVNWKGYHCNISVDEAAKFTAEQFLRAGPTGRADWLKATGIPLFPSFISTRP is encoded by the coding sequence ATGGCCACAGGGATTGTGATCCAGAACTGCGACATAGTCCCGGAGGAGGCTCTGTACCGTGCTAGGTTTAAAGTGAAATCGTACTTGGGGAGGCTGTGGAAGCGTTACTCAAGAACAGTCGTTATGGAATCGAACATTGGTGACTTTATTCGGCCAGAAGGGTGGAGTGCTTGGGATGGGAACCAGAATCTTGGCACGTTGTACTATGCTGAGTACGCTAATGTTGGAGCAGGTGCTAACTTTACAGAAAGAGTTAATTGGAAGGGTTACCATTGTAATATTAGTGTGGATGAAGCTGCGAAATTCACTGCTGAGCAATTTCTTAGAGCTGGACCTACTGGAAGAGCTGATTGGTTAAAAGCTACGGGCATTCCTTTATTCCCTAGTTTCATCAGCACCAGACCTTGA
- the LOC100820142 gene encoding pectinesterase: MEKKATLVSAVSLILVVGVALGVVAYVSTNNSGSDNSESNDSGQVSTHTKAVQAVCQNSDDKKFCSDTLSSVNTSDPTAYVKTVLKKTMDGVIKAFNLSDTLTVEHSKTNSSVKMALEDCKDLLDFAIDELQASQVLVKDNNVNNINDGVSDLKNWIGAVVAYQQSCLDGFDTDAEKEVQSKLQTGGLDSMGKLTALALDVISSFAELLSGFNLNLTTSVKPPTSSSRRLLDVDQDGYPSWISMPDRKLLADAKKGDSVPPNAVVAKDGSGQYKTVLDAINSYPKNHKGRYVIYVKAGVYDEYITVDKKKPNILIYGDGPTKTIITGSKNMKDGVKTMRTATFATVAEDFIAKSMAFENTAGARGHQAVALRVQGDRSAFFDCAIHGYQDTLYAHAHRQFYRNCEISGTVDFIFGYGTTLIQSSKLIVRKPDPNQQNIVVADGTDQKNMPTGVVLQNCEIIPEAALVPDKMKFRSYLARPWKAYSRAILMENTIGDFIQPDGFLPWNGNLYLDTCFFAEYANTGMGADTQRRVKWSRGVLNKADATKYTADQWLQANTWLPATGIPFDLGLTKA, translated from the exons atggaaaaaaaagcaACACTCGTCTCTGCTGTTTCTCTTATTCTCGTAGTGGGCGTTGCCCTAGGCGTTGTTGCTTATGTCTCCACCAACAACAGCGGAAGCGACAACAGTGAAAGCAACGACAGCGGTCAAGTTTCGACCCATACTAAAGCCGTGCAAGCCGTGTGCCAAAACTCCGACGACAAGAAGTTTTGCTCCGACACTTTAAGCTCCGTCAACACCTCGGACCCAACGGCTTACGTTAAAACCGTTTTGAAAAAAACGATGGACGGCGTCATCAAAGCCTTCAACCTCAGCGACACACTCACCGTCGAACACAGCAAGACCAACTCCTCCGTCAAGATGGCCCTGGAGGACTGCAAGGACTTGTTAGACTTCGCCATCGACGAATTGCAAGCCTCGCAAGTCCTAGTCAAAGACAACAACGTCAACAACATCAACGACGGCGTCTCCGACCTCAAAAACTGGATTGGCGCCGTTGTCGCGTACCAGCAATCGTGCCTTGACGGGTTCGACACCGACGCCGAGAAGGAGGTGCAGTCCAAGCTCCAAACCGGGGGCTTGGACTCTATGGGGAAGCTAACCGCGTTAGCGCTGGACGTTATTTCCAGCTTCGCAGAATTATTATCCGGTTTCAACTTGAACTTGACGACGTCGGTAAAACCACCAACGTCGTCATCTCGTCGTCTTCTTGACGTGGATCAGGATGGATATCCATCTTGGATATCCATGCCTGATCGCAAGCTCTTGGCGGATGCCAAGAAAGGCGATTCGGTTCCTCCCAATGCCGTTGTTGCCAAGGATGGGAGTGGCCAATATAAGACTGTTTTGGATGCTATTAACTCCTATCCCAAGAATCACAAAGGCAGGTATGTTATTTACGTCAAGGCTGGTGTCTACGACGAGTACATCACCGTTGACAAGAAGAAGcccaatattttaatttacggTGATGGCCCCACCAAGACCATTATCACAGGTAGTAAAAACATGAAGGATGGCGTGAAGACAATGAGAACTGCTACCTTCG CGACGGTTGCAGAAGATTTCATAGCAAAGTCAATGGCATTTGAGAACACTGCTGGTGCAAGAGGGCACCAAGCAGTGGCGCTTCGCGTGCAAGGTGACCGTTCGGCCTTCTTCGACTGTGCCATACATGGTTACCAGGACACACTATACGCCCACGCTCATCGTCAGTTCTACCGTAACTGCGAAATCTCCGGCACAGTGGACTTCATTTTCGGCTACGGGACAACCTTGATCCAAAGCTCCAAACTCATAGTGAGGAAGCCTGACCCGAATCAACAGAACATAGTGGTGGCCGATGGCACGGACCAGAAGAACATGCCGACAGGAGTGGTGCTTCAGAACTGCGAGATCATACCGGAGGCGGCGCTGGTCCCCGACAAGATGAAGTTCAGATCATACTTGGCGAGGCCATGGAAGGCATATTCAAGGGCCATCTTGATGGAGAACACCATTGGTGATTTTATTCAGCCAGATGGGTTTCTTCCATGGAATGGCAACCTGTATCTTGACACGTGTTTCTTTGCCGAGTATGCCAACACCGGCATGGGTGCCGATACTCAACGTAGGGTTAAGTGGAGTCGTGGAGTCCTTAACAAGGCCGATGCCACCAAATACACTGCTGACCAATGGCTCCAAGCCAACACGTGGTTACCCGCCACCGGCATTCCTTTCGATCTTGGCCTCACTAAAGCTTGA
- the LOC100775225 gene encoding pectinesterase produces MKGKVLGSTVSLILVVGVVIGVVAVVQSPKGVNNSNGGEVKSTNRAVTALCQGSDDKKLCHDVLSSSNSTDPKEYIATVVRSSMDSVIKALNMSDRLTVEHGNSSAGMKMALEDCKDLLQSAMHDLEASGVLVKESSLQDVHQRTAELKNWLGAVVAYQQSCLDGFDTDGEKKVQEQLQSGSLDNVGKLTGLALDVVSGITHILQSLDLDLALKPASRRLLDVDDDGFPTWVSSADRKLLANDPVLPHATVAKDGSGQFHTVLDAINSYPKHHQGRYVIYVKAGIYDEYITVDKKKPNLLIYGDGPSKTIITGRKNFHEGTKTMRTATFSTVAEDFMAKSIAFENTAGAEGHQAVALRVQGDRSVFFDCAMRGYQDTLYAHAHRQFYRNCEISGTIDFIFGYSTTLIQNSKILVRKPMPNQQNIVVADGTGQKNMPTGVVLQNCEIMPDASLFADRMIVKTYLARPWKAFSRAVFIENVMGDLIQPEGYIPWNPIEPNTQDCYFAEFGNTGPGSVTQARAKFAKGLISKQEAAKFTAEPWLTTSTWLPSAAVPFDPSFTKA; encoded by the exons atgaaaggtAAAGTACTAGGATCCACTGTTTCTCTTATCCTAGTGGTGGGTGTCGTAATTGGCGTGGTTGCTGTAGTTCAAAGTCCAAAGGGCGTCAACAACAGCAATGGAGGAGAAGTGAAAAGCACCAACAGGGCAGTGACAGCGTTGTGCCAAGGCTCAGACGACAAGAAACTGTGCCACGATGTTCTGTCCTCTTCAAACAGCACAGACCCAAAGGAATACATCGCAACCGTGGTGAGAAGCTCGATGGACAGTGTTATCAAAGCATTGAATATGAGCGACAGGCTGACGGTGGAACACGGCAACAGCAGCGCCGGAATGAAGATGGCTCTGGAGGATTGCAAGGACTTGTTGCAGTCCGCAATGCACGACCTGGAGGCCTCAGGCGTCTTGGTTAAAGAGAGCAGCCTCCAGGACGTGCACCAGCGGACCGCCGAGCTCAAGAACTGGTTGGGAGCTGTTGTTGCCTACCAGCAATCTTGCCTCGACGGCTTCGACACCGACGGCGAGAAGAAGGTTCAGGAGCAGCTACAATCTGGTAGCCTTGACAACGTTGGAAAGCTCACAGGCTTGGCACTCGATGTCGTGTCAGGGATTACACACATTCTCCAGTCCTTGGACTTGGACCTTGCTCTCAAGCCCGCCTCTCGTCGCCTTCTTGACGTTGATGATGATGGCTTCCCCACTTGGGTCTCCTCTGCTGATCGCAAGCTCTTGGCCAACGATCCTGTTTTGCCCCATGCTACTGTTGCTAAGGATGGTAGTGGTCAATTTCATACTGTTTTGGACGCTATTAACTCCTACCCCAAGCATCACCAGGGTAGATATGTTATCTACGTTAAGGCTGGTATCTATGATGAGTACATCACCGTTGACAAGAAGAAGCCCAATCTTCTCATCTACGGTGATGGCCCCTCAAAGACCATCATCACTGGCCGCAAGAACTTTCACGAGGGTACCAAGACAATGAGAACCGCCACCTTCT CTACTGTTGCTGAAGATTTCATGGCCAAGTCAATTGCATTCGAGAACACCGCTGGTGCAGAAGGACACCAAGCAGTGGCACTCCGCGTGCAAGGTGATCGTTCAGTGTTCTTTGATTGCGCTATGCGTGGTTACCAAGACACATTGTATGCCCACGCCCATCGTCAGTTCTACCGCAACTGCGAAATCTCTGGAACAATTGACTTCATCTTCGGCTACTCCACCACCTTGATCCAGAACTCAAAGATCTTGGTGAGGAAACCCATGCCAAATCAACAGAATATAGTGGTGGCTGATGGCACAGGCCAGAAGAACATGCCCACTGGAGTAGTCCTCCAAAACTGCGAGATCATGCCTGACGCTTCCCTCTTCGCTGACCGCATGATCGTGAAGACTTACTTGGCCAGGCCATGGAAGGCATTCTCAAGGGCAGTGTTCATCGAGAATGTTATGGGCGACTTGATTCAGCCCGAGGGTTATATTCCATGGAACCCAATTGAGCCAAACACACAGGATTGTTACTTCGCCGAGTTTGGCAACACTGGACCAGGTTCCGTTACTCAAGCAAGAGCTAAGTTTGCCAAAGGTCTCATCAGCAAGCAAGAGGCTGCAAAATTCACTGCTGAGCCTTGGCTCACAACTAGCACTTGGTTGCCTTCCGCTGCCGTTCCCTTCGATCCTAGCTTCACCAAAGCTTAA